A DNA window from Ficedula albicollis isolate OC2 chromosome 1, FicAlb1.5, whole genome shotgun sequence contains the following coding sequences:
- the MMP7 gene encoding matrilysin: protein MGTMHYLLLCAVIFLPETPAFPLQVRPQPWSSLDPEKVKGYLDKFFPTFTKAQNLSIEERIKKMQKFFHLTVTGKLDTETEKILTMPRCGMPDVSEYETSSGPPKWEKTQLTYKILSYTPDLPRRKVDDAIRRALMVWSDVTPLRFRRVYLRQADIEIIFASGEHGDGYPFDGKGGTLAHAFDPGQGRGGDAHFDEDEKWSEIDQDVNLFLVAAHEFGHSLGLGHSDVQGALMYPIYSYQNPETFRLPADDRRRIQSLYGKKSSNS, encoded by the exons ATGGGCACCATGCACtacctcctgctctgtgctgtcatCTTCCTACCTGAGACTCCTGCTTTTCCACTACAAGTGAGACCACAGCCATGGAGCAGCTTAGACCCTGAGAAAGTAAAG GGCTATCTTGATAAATTCTTTCCAACGTTTACAAAAGCACAAAATCTAAGCATAgaagaaaggattaaaaaaatgcagaagttttTCCACTTGACTGTAACTGGAAAATTagacacagaaacagaaaaaatattgacaATGCCCAGATGTGGTATGCCAGATGTATCAGAATACGAAACATCTTCTGGTCCTCCAAAATGGGAAAAGACCCAATTAACTTACAA GATTCTCAGTTATACCCCTGATCTACCCAGAAGGAAAGTAGATGATGCAATTAGAAGGGCCTTGATGGTATGGAGTGATGTGACTCCACTGCGGTTCCGAAGAGTCTACCTGAGACAGGCAGACATTGAGATTATATTTGCAAGTGGTG agcATGGTGATGGATATCCTTTTGATGGAAAAGGTGGCACGCTGGCCCATGCATTTGATCCAGGACAAGGGCGTGGTGGAGATGCTCATTTTGATGAGGATGAAAAATGGTCAGAGATAGATCAAG ATGTCAATTTGTTCCTCGTTGCTGCTCATGAATTTGGCCATTCTTTGGGACTTGGTCATTCAGATGTCCAAGGAGCTCTGATGTATCCTATCTACTCATATCAGAACCCAGAAACCTTTAGACTTCCAGCAGATGACAGGCGAAGAATTCAGAGCTTATATG ggaaaaaGTCATCAAACTCTTGA
- the TMEM123 gene encoding porimin, whose translation MMGNEDVNSTRDVTSTTPIPGNGLPDNSSLPIASSTQSTATSTGGVPTSTTHLTSTSQPNTSTTPVILTTQPSKTSQSVTPTTASPVTSPQANTTVVTTSKTASTSVTATSKSEAVVVKTSRFDVGSFVGGIVLTLGVLVILYIGCKTYHSRRGIQYRTIDEHDAII comes from the exons ATGATGG gTAATGAAGATGTGAACAGCACTAGAGACGTGACCAGCACTACTCCAATTCCAGGCAATGGGTTGCCAG acAATAGCAGTTTGCCCATTGCATCATCCACACAATCTACAGCAACATCTACAGGAG GTGTGCCCACCAGTACTACTCATCTGACCAGTACCAGTCAGCCCAACACCAGCACCACACCTGTGATCCTGACAACTCAGCCCTCCAAAACCAGCCAGAGTGTAACGCCCACCACAGCTTCACCAGTCACATCACCACAAGCCAATACTACAGTGGTGACCACTTCAAAGACTGCCTCCACTTCTGTAACAG ccACATCAAAATCAGAGGCTGTTGTAGTCAAAACCTCCAGATTTGATGTGGGCAGTTTCGTAGGTGGCATTGTGCTGACTCTTGGAGTCCTGGTCATTCTCTACATTGGATGCAAAACTTACCACTCTAGAAGAGGCATTCAGTACAGAACCAT TGATGAACACGATGCCATAATTTAA